In the genome of Desulfovulcanus ferrireducens, the window CGTATTTTCTGGGCAAAGGAGGTAGTATCCCCTGAGGTCTAAAAATCATCATCACGACCATTGCCGCACCAAAAACAAGCATACGTGCACTGGCAAACTGTCTAAACAACTCTGGCAGGCCTATAATTAGGAATGCTCCTAAAATCACTCCTCGAATACTTCCAGCTCCTCCCAAAATTACAATAGTAAACAAAATAACGGACTCCCAAAAGGAAAACGATTCCGGAGATATAATTGTCATTTTAGCCGCATAGATATTGCCAACCATTCCGGCCCAAAATGCACCAAGTACAAAGGCTATCAATTTGTAATATGCTGTATCAATACCACTACCTTCGGCAGCAACTTCATCTTCCTTGATAAAGTTCAGTGCGCGTCCAAACCTGGAGTTTTCAAGACGATGAAACAGAAATACACTTATACCTAGAAAAATCCATATATAGTAATAAAACTCTTGTGGTCTGCGAATAATAAAGCCAAAAAGATTAGGCCTGGAAATACCAAAAATA includes:
- a CDS encoding branched-chain amino acid ABC transporter permease, which encodes MNKQIIINSIVIVLLALCPLFLNTYWVDVINNIGLYAILALSLNFILGHTGLFHMGHAAFYAIGAYTTAILNTMYHVPIIFLMPLSGILAALFALVVAKPIIHLRGDYLLIVTIGIVEIVRIALINNIFGITGGSNGIFGISRPNLFGFIIRRPQEFYYYIWIFLGISVFLFHRLENSRFGRALNFIKEDEVAAEGSGIDTAYYKLIAFVLGAFWAGMVGNIYAAKMTIISPESFSFWESVILFTIVILGGAGSIRGVILGAFLIIGLPELFRQFASARMLVFGAAMVVMMIFRPQGILPPLPRKYALDKINYGDKTL